In the Catenulispora sp. GP43 genome, one interval contains:
- a CDS encoding TIGR01777 family oxidoreductase, producing MRVVIVGSSGLIGGALCAAYQGDGHEVVRLIRRPAQAPDEVRWDPLRPDPRLVDGADAVINLAGAPLGDRRWNARYRALIASSRIDTASALAAMAARAAAPPSVLVSMSGIRYYGVDRGDEELTESSAAGSDGFLPLVTARWEAATAPAAEAGVRVCHLRTALVLSAEGGLVPRLLTPFRYGLGTTLGSGRAYWSFLTLHDTVAAIRFLAQRPQTEGPYNLSAPAPVSAVDFTKALASAIGTRARLRLPLWALRIGVGQMGPEVLGSLRVVPQRLSAAGFCFRDGDIETALRAVLKGNPDTQRPRRLSDP from the coding sequence ATGCGGGTGGTCATCGTCGGATCGAGCGGGTTGATCGGCGGCGCGCTCTGTGCGGCCTATCAGGGCGACGGCCACGAGGTGGTCCGTTTGATCCGTCGTCCGGCGCAGGCTCCCGACGAGGTCCGGTGGGATCCGCTGCGTCCCGATCCGCGGCTCGTCGACGGCGCCGACGCGGTGATCAACCTCGCCGGCGCCCCGCTGGGCGATCGGCGATGGAACGCCCGGTACCGCGCGCTGATCGCGTCCAGCCGGATCGACACCGCATCGGCGCTGGCCGCGATGGCGGCGCGGGCCGCCGCACCGCCGTCGGTCCTGGTCTCGATGTCCGGCATCCGGTACTACGGCGTCGATCGGGGGGACGAGGAACTGACCGAATCGAGCGCCGCCGGCAGCGACGGATTCCTGCCGCTGGTCACGGCGCGGTGGGAGGCCGCCACCGCACCGGCGGCGGAGGCCGGGGTGCGGGTCTGTCACCTGCGGACCGCACTGGTGTTGTCAGCGGAGGGCGGCTTGGTGCCGCGGCTCCTGACGCCTTTCCGTTATGGGCTGGGGACGACGCTGGGGTCGGGGCGCGCGTATTGGAGCTTCCTGACGCTGCACGACACGGTCGCGGCGATCCGGTTCCTTGCTCAACGTCCGCAGACTGAGGGCCCGTACAACCTCTCGGCACCGGCTCCGGTCAGCGCGGTCGACTTCACTAAGGCGCTGGCGTCGGCGATCGGCACGCGGGCGAGATTGCGGCTGCCTTTGTGGGCGCTGCGCATCGGGGTCGGGCAGATGGGCCCGGAGGTTTTGGGAAGTTTGAGGGTGGTCCCTCAACGTTTGTCGGCGGCCGGATTCTGTTTCCGGGACGGGGATATCGAGACCGCGTTGCGTGCGGTACTTAAGGGTAATCCCGACACTCAGCGGCCGCGTCGTTTATCAGACCCATGA
- a CDS encoding DUF4234 domain-containing protein — MPQGAVGKKRQPWGVWGLTIITLGVYYYVWWYKVNRETRDFDNSINVNPALSVLAWIPGSYLVIPPFVSAYRTGKRIAQVQAAAGLPATCSGGLGILLAILFSTHTVYYQGQLNKVWDSYPGAGEGTVVPHRGVGAAQGQRVA; from the coding sequence ATGCCGCAAGGAGCGGTCGGTAAGAAGCGTCAGCCGTGGGGTGTGTGGGGGCTGACGATCATCACGCTCGGCGTCTACTACTACGTGTGGTGGTACAAGGTCAACCGTGAGACCCGGGACTTCGACAACTCGATCAACGTCAACCCGGCGCTGTCGGTCCTGGCCTGGATCCCGGGCTCGTACCTGGTGATCCCGCCCTTCGTGTCCGCGTACCGCACCGGCAAGCGCATCGCGCAGGTCCAGGCCGCGGCCGGCCTGCCGGCGACGTGCAGCGGCGGCCTGGGCATCCTGCTGGCGATCCTGTTCAGCACGCACACGGTGTACTACCAGGGCCAGCTGAACAAGGTCTGGGACAGCTACCCCGGCGCCGGCGAGGGCACCGTCGTGCCGCACCGCGGCGTGGGCGCGGCGCAGGGCCAGCGCGTGGCCTGA
- a CDS encoding tryptophan 2,3-dioxygenase — translation MSSVPHSSDVLAPRLDLGGSTPYDDYIRASVLAGLQQTRTEDPGEMAFLVTSQVMELWFTLLVHEWQAASAALRVDDVPAALSALGRSLDELAALNASWQPLARLTPAQFNAYRAALGEGSGFQSAMYRRLEFVLGERSASMLVPHAGTPDMQEHLRQALGEPSLYDEVLRLLHRRGYGVPQTVLDRDLARRYEGDPAVEKVWADIYAAPEREPDLVRLGEALTDVAEAVWRWRGDHLMATRRAMGAKVGTGGSAGVAWLAKRAEALVFPELWTARSRV, via the coding sequence ATGTCCTCCGTTCCGCACTCTTCCGACGTGCTCGCTCCCAGGCTCGACCTCGGGGGCTCGACCCCTTATGACGACTACATCCGGGCGTCCGTCCTCGCCGGTCTTCAGCAGACGCGGACTGAGGATCCGGGGGAGATGGCGTTCCTCGTGACCAGCCAGGTCATGGAGTTGTGGTTCACGCTTCTGGTGCACGAGTGGCAGGCCGCCTCGGCGGCTCTGCGCGTCGACGACGTCCCCGCGGCGCTGTCCGCTCTCGGGCGCAGCCTGGACGAGTTGGCCGCGCTGAACGCGTCCTGGCAGCCGCTGGCCCGCCTCACGCCGGCGCAGTTCAACGCGTATCGGGCGGCGCTGGGCGAGGGCTCGGGGTTCCAGTCCGCGATGTACCGGCGGCTGGAGTTCGTGCTCGGCGAGCGGTCGGCGTCGATGCTCGTGCCGCACGCCGGGACGCCGGACATGCAGGAGCACTTGCGGCAGGCGCTGGGCGAGCCGAGTTTGTACGACGAGGTGCTGCGGCTGCTGCATCGGCGCGGCTACGGGGTTCCGCAGACGGTTCTGGACCGGGACCTCGCTCGGCGCTACGAGGGCGATCCGGCGGTGGAGAAGGTGTGGGCCGACATCTATGCCGCTCCGGAGCGCGAGCCGGATCTGGTGCGGCTCGGGGAGGCGCTGACCGACGTCGCCGAGGCGGTGTGGCGGTGGCGCGGCGACCATCTGATGGCGACGCGGCGGGCGATGGGGGCCAAGGTCGGGACCGGCGGGTCGGCCGGCGTGGCTTGGCTGGCCAAGCGCGCCGAGGCTTTGGTCTTCCCGGAGTTGTGGACGGCGCGAAGCCGGGTGTGA
- a CDS encoding sensor histidine kinase — protein MPHHVTLNPRTLISRLPFRARLAVSFAGLFLLVGSALLASVVVLARYGTAQKVQGMAIAYVDAPSSSTQFGPTTPVQPAVGSNAASGAASGEALIRKIDQTVRAVQDTALREMVLWSGVALVVMTVIAGVLGWRLAGRALRPVAAITGAARQISEENLHQRLSLTGPDDELHRLADTFDTMLDRLERSFESQRRFVANASHELKTPLAVQRTCLQVGFPDPLPGDLADVRDDLLATNYEAERLINALLLLARSDRGLDETEPVDLAATARAVAAELAPLASGNEVRVDLDADADAPLVVPGDPVLVRHLLTNLTRNAIQYNQPGGQVRIRLDTATATATVANTGPAVAPEKIPDLFEPFRRHGPDRTASTGHGLGLSIARSIAEAHGAELTARARDEGGLVLTLAFGP, from the coding sequence ATGCCTCATCATGTGACCCTCAATCCTCGAACCCTGATAAGCCGTCTGCCGTTCCGTGCCCGCCTCGCTGTCTCCTTCGCCGGGCTCTTCCTACTCGTCGGCAGCGCGCTGCTCGCCTCCGTCGTGGTGCTCGCGCGGTACGGCACGGCTCAGAAGGTGCAGGGGATGGCGATCGCGTACGTCGACGCGCCGTCCAGCAGTACACAGTTCGGGCCCACCACTCCGGTACAGCCGGCCGTCGGGTCGAACGCGGCGTCGGGCGCGGCGTCGGGCGAGGCGCTGATCCGGAAGATCGACCAGACGGTTCGGGCCGTCCAGGACACCGCGCTGCGGGAGATGGTTCTGTGGTCGGGCGTCGCGCTCGTCGTCATGACGGTGATCGCCGGGGTGCTGGGCTGGCGGCTGGCCGGCCGCGCGCTGCGTCCCGTCGCCGCCATCACCGGGGCGGCGCGCCAGATCAGCGAGGAGAACCTGCACCAGCGCCTGTCGCTCACCGGGCCCGACGACGAGCTGCACCGGCTCGCCGACACCTTCGACACCATGCTCGACCGGCTCGAGCGGTCCTTCGAGAGCCAGCGCCGCTTCGTCGCCAACGCCTCCCACGAACTCAAGACCCCGCTCGCCGTCCAGCGCACGTGCCTGCAGGTGGGCTTCCCCGATCCGCTTCCGGGCGACCTCGCCGACGTCCGCGACGACCTGCTCGCCACCAACTACGAGGCCGAACGGCTCATCAACGCCCTGCTCCTGCTGGCCCGCAGCGACCGCGGCCTGGACGAGACCGAACCGGTGGATCTGGCTGCCACGGCCAGGGCGGTCGCGGCCGAACTGGCGCCGCTGGCCTCGGGGAACGAGGTGCGCGTCGACCTCGACGCCGACGCCGACGCCCCGCTGGTGGTCCCCGGCGACCCGGTTCTGGTCCGCCACCTGCTGACGAACCTCACACGCAACGCCATCCAGTACAACCAGCCCGGCGGCCAGGTCCGCATCCGCCTCGACACCGCCACCGCGACGGCGACGGTCGCCAACACCGGCCCGGCCGTGGCACCCGAGAAGATCCCCGACCTGTTCGAACCGTTCCGCCGCCACGGCCCCGACCGCACCGCGAGCACCGGCCACGGCCTGGGCCTGTCGATCGCCCGCTCGATCGCCGAGGCGCACGGCGCGGAGCTCACGGCCCGCGCCCGGGACGAGGGCGGGCTTGTGCTCACCCTGGCCTTCGGGCCATGA
- a CDS encoding response regulator transcription factor: protein MRVLVAEDHRVLARTIATGLRREAMAVDIALAGDQAEQMCLRTAYDVLILDRDLPVLSGDEVCRRLRALADPPQILMLTAAGTLSDKVYGLIALGADDYLAKPFDFGELVARVRALSRRAHRPAPAVLRSGSITLDETRHEVSVDGRLLELTPKEFSVLRLLMAADGKAVPHDELVRRVWDEFLDPRTGAVRATVSRLRGKLGDPGVIVADRQGGYRLCD, encoded by the coding sequence ATGAGAGTCCTGGTGGCCGAGGACCACCGCGTCCTGGCGCGCACGATCGCCACCGGGCTGCGCCGCGAGGCGATGGCGGTGGACATCGCACTGGCCGGCGACCAGGCCGAGCAGATGTGTCTGCGCACCGCCTACGACGTCCTGATCCTGGACCGGGATCTGCCGGTGCTCAGCGGCGACGAGGTGTGCCGGCGGCTGCGCGCTCTGGCCGATCCGCCGCAGATCCTGATGCTGACCGCGGCCGGCACGCTTTCCGACAAGGTCTACGGCCTGATCGCCCTCGGTGCCGACGACTACCTGGCCAAGCCCTTCGACTTCGGCGAGCTCGTCGCCCGGGTGCGCGCACTGAGCCGCCGCGCGCACCGGCCGGCGCCCGCCGTCCTGCGCTCCGGAAGCATCACCTTGGACGAGACGCGGCACGAGGTGTCGGTGGACGGCCGCCTTCTGGAGCTGACCCCGAAGGAGTTCTCCGTGCTGCGCTTGCTGATGGCCGCGGATGGAAAGGCGGTGCCGCATGACGAACTCGTCCGCAGAGTCTGGGACGAGTTTCTCGACCCGCGGACCGGTGCGGTGCGCGCCACCGTCAGCCGGCTGCGGGGCAAGCTCGGCGATCCCGGGGTGATCGTCGCCGACCGGCAGGGCGGATACCGATTGTGCGACTGA
- a CDS encoding ABC transporter permease encodes MNFVKRAGMSLVVRASRTVVLLAIFAVICALLLGGFLLRGAAARQEAAAQRDIGVDVTIRSPAGFTPDLADRLGAATVVHRYNPETKVPADALTVYGVRDLGLLLPFSYGSMKVTQGRAILPEDAGHDVAVIEHRLAEKDHLAVGGTLPTRSADGRRTVPVTVVGIFQDPSPDPTMPTPPRDLPGNAVYVPLAMAQKLSTAPVTVTEAVYRVGSPDQAGQLNARAARLLAAGTFTGQVNDKAYRDQVRPIQRVGAFAALVVWVIATAGALVLGLIVMLQIRERRSELGVLLSMGEKKWKLIGQHVVEMTAVALPAVALAVLAGALAGPSLGHALLGPHTGGLAQTPVHVEPAAVAEVAGLALGICLVSTIVPGIGILRLHPRSILTDTE; translated from the coding sequence ATGAACTTCGTCAAGCGCGCCGGGATGAGCCTGGTCGTCAGAGCCTCCAGGACCGTCGTCCTGCTGGCGATCTTCGCCGTCATCTGCGCGCTGCTCCTCGGCGGCTTCCTCTTGCGCGGCGCCGCGGCCCGGCAAGAGGCCGCCGCGCAGCGTGACATCGGCGTGGATGTGACGATCCGCAGTCCGGCGGGGTTCACGCCGGACCTGGCCGATCGGCTCGGCGCCGCGACCGTCGTGCACCGCTACAACCCCGAGACAAAAGTGCCGGCCGACGCCCTGACCGTGTACGGCGTCCGGGATCTGGGGCTGCTGCTGCCTTTTTCCTATGGGTCGATGAAGGTCACCCAGGGGCGCGCGATCCTCCCCGAGGACGCCGGGCACGACGTCGCAGTGATCGAACATCGCCTCGCCGAGAAGGACCACCTGGCGGTCGGCGGCACCCTGCCGACGCGGTCCGCCGACGGCAGGCGCACGGTCCCGGTCACCGTCGTCGGCATCTTCCAGGACCCCTCACCAGATCCGACGATGCCGACCCCGCCGCGCGACCTGCCCGGCAACGCGGTGTACGTACCGCTGGCCATGGCACAGAAACTCAGCACGGCGCCAGTGACGGTGACCGAGGCCGTCTACCGGGTCGGCTCACCGGACCAGGCCGGGCAGCTGAACGCGCGGGCCGCGCGGCTGCTGGCCGCCGGCACCTTCACCGGGCAGGTCAACGACAAGGCCTACCGGGACCAGGTCCGCCCGATCCAGCGGGTCGGCGCGTTCGCGGCGCTGGTCGTCTGGGTGATCGCGACGGCCGGGGCGCTGGTCCTGGGCCTCATCGTCATGCTGCAGATCCGCGAGCGCCGGTCCGAACTCGGGGTGCTGCTGTCGATGGGCGAGAAGAAATGGAAGCTCATCGGCCAACACGTGGTGGAGATGACGGCGGTGGCGCTGCCCGCAGTTGCCCTCGCCGTGCTGGCCGGTGCTCTGGCCGGGCCGTCTTTAGGCCATGCGTTGCTCGGTCCTCATACCGGTGGTCTCGCCCAGACCCCGGTGCATGTCGAGCCCGCCGCGGTCGCCGAGGTCGCGGGCCTCGCACTCGGCATCTGCCTGGTCTCGACCATCGTGCCGGGCATCGGAATCCTCCGCCTGCACCCCCGATCCATCCTCACCGACACCGAATAG
- a CDS encoding FtsX-like permease family protein, which produces MNFVKRAALSLWARKSRTLITLATFLAISVMVLAGVLIDSATARAEQGVKRSVGAEVTLEMDLSKMGAGGALQAPHVDAGIVDKIGALPQVQKYTYSTWDRAILGGGATLVDGGPQAPMGPGGTVDQAVRDSSVLSDFRSGRFTLLSGAHITPADKDEHKVLIEERFALKNHLKVGDKLTLTGNDEKTTADFTVGGIYRDPRAVTETEPEYGINPANMIYGTFGGLAALGSQQSGSPQVSTATFILQDADAQDAFKAAAKQIAGSALAGFKLDVNTKAIDQMTGPLGSIRTTAALAMWLMALAGAAVLALLANLAVKQCRREYGVLLAIGERKTKLIAQQILEIAAVAILAIGISSLIAPGLTQSAGQWLLGRDASAAKQKIDAWKPPPPGSTGLGEGIDPNDKPVENADPIDKISVALDPASLLVVGGVGLGIGLLATAIPAGAVLRLSPRTILTKGK; this is translated from the coding sequence ATGAACTTCGTCAAACGCGCGGCGCTCAGCCTGTGGGCCCGCAAGAGCCGCACCCTGATCACCCTGGCCACCTTCCTCGCCATCTCGGTGATGGTCCTGGCGGGCGTCTTGATCGACTCCGCGACGGCGCGGGCCGAACAGGGGGTGAAACGGTCCGTGGGCGCCGAGGTCACCCTCGAGATGGACCTGAGCAAGATGGGCGCCGGCGGAGCGTTGCAGGCCCCGCACGTCGACGCCGGGATCGTCGACAAGATCGGCGCTCTGCCACAGGTGCAGAAGTACACGTACTCGACCTGGGACCGCGCGATCCTGGGCGGTGGCGCCACATTGGTGGACGGCGGGCCGCAAGCGCCGATGGGACCCGGCGGCACCGTGGACCAGGCCGTCCGCGACAGCTCCGTGCTGTCTGACTTCCGCAGCGGCCGGTTCACACTTCTGTCCGGCGCGCACATAACACCCGCCGACAAGGATGAGCACAAAGTCCTGATCGAGGAACGGTTCGCCCTGAAGAACCACCTGAAGGTCGGCGACAAACTCACACTCACCGGCAACGACGAGAAGACAACCGCCGACTTCACCGTCGGCGGGATCTACCGCGACCCGCGGGCGGTCACCGAGACAGAGCCCGAATACGGCATCAACCCGGCCAACATGATCTACGGGACGTTCGGGGGTCTCGCCGCGCTCGGTTCGCAGCAAAGCGGATCCCCGCAGGTGAGTACCGCGACTTTCATCCTGCAGGACGCCGACGCGCAGGACGCCTTCAAAGCTGCGGCCAAGCAGATCGCCGGCTCGGCGCTCGCCGGCTTCAAGCTGGACGTCAACACCAAGGCCATCGATCAGATGACCGGCCCGCTGGGCAGCATCCGCACCACGGCGGCCCTGGCCATGTGGCTGATGGCGCTGGCCGGCGCGGCCGTTCTGGCCCTGCTGGCCAACCTGGCCGTCAAGCAGTGCCGCAGGGAGTACGGCGTCCTGCTGGCGATAGGGGAGCGCAAGACCAAGCTCATCGCTCAGCAGATCCTGGAGATAGCCGCGGTGGCGATCCTCGCCATCGGTATCAGTTCCCTCATCGCACCGGGACTGACCCAGAGCGCCGGCCAGTGGCTGCTCGGGCGCGACGCGTCCGCGGCGAAGCAGAAGATCGACGCCTGGAAGCCCCCACCGCCCGGCAGCACCGGCCTCGGCGAGGGCATCGACCCGAACGACAAGCCCGTCGAGAACGCCGACCCCATCGACAAGATCTCGGTGGCGCTCGATCCGGCGTCCCTGCTCGTGGTCGGTGGCGTCGGCCTGGGCATCGGCCTGCTCGCGACCGCGATCCCGGCCGGTGCCGTGCTGCGTCTCAGTCCTCGAACCATTCTCACGAAGGGCAAGTGA
- a CDS encoding ABC transporter ATP-binding protein produces MSSTTGAATPVLRLDGVSHTYSDQRRRSAVLNGISYAFQRGTFYTILGPSGSGKTTLLSLASGLDTPTRGTISFEGRDLRDLGLGRYRNRHAATVFQQYNLLTYMTAVQNVTAAMEITGVRPASGSRRARALELLERIGLDRPTATRNVLRLSGGQQQRVAIARALACDVDILFADEPTGNLDEDTAQGIIDTFRDLAHEQGKCVVVVTHSQRLAGQSDRILVLRKGRLSEQAKAG; encoded by the coding sequence GTGTCCTCCACGACAGGCGCCGCCACACCCGTCCTGCGCCTCGACGGCGTCAGCCACACCTATTCGGACCAGCGCCGCAGGAGCGCAGTCCTCAACGGCATCAGCTACGCCTTCCAACGCGGCACCTTCTACACGATCCTGGGCCCGTCCGGCAGCGGCAAGACGACGCTGCTCAGTCTGGCCAGCGGCCTGGACACCCCGACCCGGGGCACCATCAGCTTCGAGGGCCGCGATCTGCGGGACCTGGGCCTGGGCCGCTACCGCAATCGGCACGCCGCCACGGTCTTCCAGCAGTACAACCTGCTCACCTACATGACCGCCGTGCAGAACGTCACGGCCGCCATGGAGATCACCGGCGTGAGACCCGCCTCGGGCAGCCGCCGGGCCCGGGCGCTGGAGCTGCTGGAGCGGATCGGCCTGGACCGGCCGACGGCCACCCGCAACGTCCTGCGGCTCTCCGGCGGCCAGCAGCAGCGCGTCGCCATCGCCCGCGCCCTGGCCTGCGACGTCGACATCCTCTTCGCGGACGAGCCCACCGGCAACCTCGACGAGGACACCGCGCAGGGCATCATCGACACCTTCCGCGATCTGGCCCACGAGCAGGGCAAGTGCGTGGTCGTCGTCACGCACTCGCAGCGGTTGGCCGGGCAGTCCGACCGGATCCTGGTCCTGCGCAAGGGCAGGCTGTCGGAGCAGGCGAAGGCCGGATGA
- a CDS encoding aldo/keto reductase, producing MEKRTLGRTGRQVGVIGLGAWQLGADWGEVAEDDALATLAAAVDGGVSFLDTADVYGDGRSEQLIGTFLKSRPGADITVATKMGRRVPQVPEAYTLDNFRAWNDRSRANLGVDTLDLVQLHCPPTPVYSSDEVFDALDTLVAEKRVAAYGVSVETRAEALTAIARPNVASVQIILNMLRLGPLADVLPAAREAGVGIIARVPLASGLLSGKYDEHTTFAENDHRNYNRHGEAFDVGETFSGVDFATGLEAVRRLAPLVPSGVAMAQFALRWIVDQPGVSVVIPGARNPKQAAGNAAAAGLAPLSAADLAAVHEVYDELIAPQVGDRW from the coding sequence GTGGAAAAGCGAACCCTGGGCCGCACCGGCCGGCAGGTCGGCGTCATCGGTCTCGGTGCCTGGCAACTGGGAGCGGACTGGGGCGAGGTGGCCGAGGACGACGCGCTGGCCACGCTCGCCGCGGCCGTGGACGGCGGCGTGTCGTTCCTGGACACCGCGGACGTCTACGGCGACGGCCGCAGCGAGCAGCTGATCGGGACGTTCCTGAAGTCGCGGCCGGGTGCGGACATCACGGTGGCGACGAAGATGGGCCGCCGGGTGCCGCAGGTGCCGGAGGCGTACACGCTCGACAACTTCCGCGCCTGGAACGACCGCTCCCGCGCGAACCTGGGCGTCGACACCCTCGATCTGGTGCAGCTGCACTGCCCGCCCACGCCGGTGTACTCCAGCGACGAGGTCTTCGACGCGCTGGACACCCTGGTCGCCGAGAAGCGGGTCGCGGCGTACGGCGTGAGCGTCGAGACCCGCGCCGAGGCGCTCACCGCGATCGCGCGGCCGAACGTGGCCAGCGTGCAGATCATCCTGAACATGCTGCGGCTGGGCCCGCTGGCGGACGTGCTGCCGGCCGCGCGCGAAGCCGGGGTCGGCATCATCGCGCGCGTGCCGCTGGCCAGCGGACTGCTGTCCGGCAAGTACGACGAGCACACGACCTTCGCCGAGAACGACCACCGCAACTACAACCGGCACGGCGAGGCCTTCGACGTCGGCGAGACGTTCTCCGGCGTCGACTTCGCCACCGGGCTGGAGGCGGTGCGACGGCTGGCGCCGCTGGTGCCCTCCGGCGTCGCGATGGCGCAGTTCGCTCTGCGCTGGATCGTGGACCAGCCCGGGGTCAGCGTGGTCATCCCGGGCGCGCGCAACCCGAAGCAGGCCGCCGGCAACGCCGCCGCGGCCGGGCTGGCGCCGTTGTCGGCGGCCGACCTGGCCGCGGTGCACGAGGTCTACGACGAGCTGATCGCGCCCCAGGTCGGCGACCGGTGGTGA
- a CDS encoding PHB depolymerase family esterase: MPTTEASASGGPYTVSPVAGSLSGYRISGVYVAGVSSGGYMAGQLQVAYSSRIRGTAVFGAGPYYCAQNNAAQAVYGCAANTYPDYLGTLESDASLWSAYGWIDPIGDLSGKPVWVYHGSQDTVIAASVSKDGATFWSHFGAHVTSVTGAGAGHAWVTPYGTSSCGTTGSPYLNNCGTDPEHDLLTALLGSVSTANTGPLTGTLTQFDQDAYADGGSAAALDMSGSGFAYVPRSCSAGSTCRLLVALHGCEQGYDSVGTAFVDRANLDQYADTNNLIVLYPQATTGPSNPYGCWDWWGYLGATNYPIQGGAQIESIMNMVGALGG, from the coding sequence GTGCCGACCACTGAAGCCTCGGCGAGCGGCGGCCCTTACACCGTGAGCCCGGTAGCCGGAAGTCTGTCCGGCTACCGGATCTCGGGGGTCTACGTGGCCGGCGTCTCCTCCGGCGGATACATGGCCGGGCAGCTACAGGTCGCCTACTCCAGCCGGATCCGGGGCACCGCGGTCTTCGGCGCCGGCCCCTACTACTGCGCGCAGAACAATGCAGCGCAGGCGGTATACGGGTGCGCAGCCAACACCTACCCGGACTACCTGGGCACGCTGGAGTCCGACGCCTCGCTGTGGTCGGCGTACGGCTGGATCGACCCGATCGGCGATCTTTCCGGAAAGCCGGTCTGGGTCTACCACGGCTCGCAGGACACTGTCATCGCCGCCTCGGTCAGCAAGGACGGGGCGACCTTCTGGTCCCACTTCGGCGCGCATGTCACCTCTGTCACCGGTGCCGGCGCGGGCCACGCTTGGGTAACGCCTTACGGCACCAGCTCGTGCGGAACCACCGGCTCCCCGTATCTGAACAACTGCGGCACCGATCCCGAGCACGACCTGCTCACCGCGCTGCTCGGGTCGGTCTCCACGGCGAACACCGGCCCGCTGACCGGGACCCTCACCCAGTTCGACCAGGACGCCTACGCCGACGGCGGATCGGCCGCCGCCCTCGACATGTCAGGATCCGGATTCGCCTACGTCCCGCGCTCCTGCTCCGCCGGCTCGACCTGCCGCCTGCTGGTTGCCCTGCACGGCTGCGAGCAGGGATACGACAGCGTCGGCACGGCGTTCGTGGACCGCGCCAACCTCGACCAGTACGCCGACACCAACAACCTGATCGTCCTGTATCCGCAGGCCACCACCGGCCCGAGCAACCCGTACGGCTGCTGGGACTGGTGGGGCTACCTCGGGGCGACCAACTACCCGATCCAGGGCGGCGCGCAGATCGAGAGCATCATGAACATGGTGGGCGCGCTCGGCGGATGA